The Jaculus jaculus isolate mJacJac1 chromosome 14, mJacJac1.mat.Y.cur, whole genome shotgun sequence nucleotide sequence GGTCTTGATGGGGGTTGACCACTGAGAATCTGGGGGCGGGACTCAGGTTTCCTGTGTGAGATCACATCAGAACAGACTGGTATTTGAGTTTGATCTTGATGGGCATCCTCGTATTGATTTGGGGGTGAGATCAAGGGTTCCCTGAACTGGACAGGGAAGGGCCTGGTCAGCTGTGGTCTCAGACCGTTTTCTGCCCCAAGGTTAATAACTGTGGGTAGGGGTCTGTGTGATAGGAAGGGGGTGATGCGGTGGGTGCACCATGGTGGTAGAAAAGATGCATTGAGCACATGGAGTTGCTTGGCTGAGCCTGTCGGTGCAGCACTGGCACCACCAGCCACAGCAGTGCATGGGAGGGCATGCAGATGAGAATGAGAGTCTGCTCAGAACTCCTGCAAAACCACTTGTTTTCTGACAGGATGGATGGCAAGAGGCGTCAAGGCCCAAGCCTTGGGGTACCCCCAAAGCGGGCCCGTGGGGGCCTGTGGGACGATGAGGAGGCACCCCCGCCATCGCAGTTTGAAGAGGACCTGGCACTGCTGGAGGAGATGGAGGCTGAGCACCGGctgcaggagcaggaggaggaggaactccAGCCAACCCCAGAGGGCGCCTTGCACGGTGCGACCCTCACCCACCCCTGGTCTGGCCTCAGAGCCCCTCAGCCCGCTGTGATCTGCCCAAGGGCTGACCGTTGACACTGTGCCAGTAGAGTCCTGTCTGGCTTTCAGCTTGTTTCTCTAACACGGGATCTtgccatgttgcccaggctgttctcaaagtCCTGGACTCAAATGAGCATCCCAAGGAGCTGGGCCATTGTGCCTGATGGGGCAGCTTTGTTCTGGTGCCTGTCCTTTACCCCCAATCTCCCCTGAGTCTCCTGCCTGACCCAGGCCTCCATCTCTACCCACTTTCTTCTCATTTGGCCATGGGGTACCTGGGTTGGCCTGGAAAAGCCATGTCCCCTTGGAAGGAGAGTCACTCATGGAGATCCATGTCCTCTTCCAGGGCAGCTCTCCATGGCAGCTATAGACCCGCGCTGGCTGAGGCCCACCCCGCCCCAACTGGACCCCCAGACACAGCCCCTCATCTTTCAGCAGCTAGAGATTGACCACTACGTGGGTGAGTTtgtggggaagggaaagaggccaTAGTGTGCTCTGGACATAGGTAGTCTCCACTGCTGTGGCCATGGCTGAGCCAGAGGGAGAGGCTAGGTGAGAGGATGTCACCTCATCACCCAGTCTGGGAGCCAGACTCAGAACATGCGCATTCCAGGCCCAGCTCCACAAGGGCAGGATGAGTTTTTTCCACTGTAATGGGGACCTGGCAGCTGTGGTTGGAGAAGGGTACCAAGAAGGATCCTGTGAAGGACAAAGTGGGCTGAGAAATGCGAGACTGTAAGAATGGACCTTGGAAGGGGACCTGAGGGGTGCTCTGCCTTGCCCCTGTGACCTCCAGGCTCAGCGCAGGCCTTGCCAGGACGACCTCCACCATCCCGTAACTCTGTGCCCATAATCCGTGCATTTGGGGTCACCGACGAGGGTGTGTCTGTCTGCTGCCACATCCATGGTTTCGCACCCTACTTCTACACCCCTGCGCCTCCAGGTGAGTGACATTGACTTGGGAGACCCCACTCCTGACCTCAGAGCCTCTCCCCGTTCCCCTGACTGCCTCCCGCACCAGGTTTTGGGGCCAACCACCTGAGTGACTTGCAGCAGGAGTTGAACTCTGCTATCAGCCGGGACCAACGTGGAGGGAAGGAGCTCTCTGGGCCTGCAGTGCTGGCTGTGGAGCTGTGCTCCCGGGAGAGTGAGTGTGGACTGAGGGACCAGCTGGCtgggcagggctgggctgggctgggctgggctgggctgagagCAGGTAACAGCCTCCTCTGTCTACAGGCATGTTCGGGTACCATGGGCACGGCCCCTCTTCATTTCTGCGCATCATGCTGGCACTTCCCCGCCTTGTGGCACCTGCCCGTCGTCTCTTGGAGCAGGGCATACGTGTGCCAGGCCTGGGCACCCCGAGCTTCGCTCCCTATGAAGCCAACGTGGACTTTGAGATCCGGTGCAGTGTTCCACTCCTCCCCTGTGTCCCACCACCCCTCCTCTCCCACTGCTGCTGCCTGCTGACCTGCTGTCCACTTCCAGGTTCATGGTGGACACAGACATCGTTGGCTGCAACTGGCTGGAGCTCCCAGCTGGGAAGTACATGCTGAGGACGGAGAAGAAGGTAAGGGTCTCCCAGGGGTGGGGACAGGGAGTTGGAACCCACCACAACTCATACTGTCCCCTGTGCCACTCATGTGCCTCTCCCCGACACCACCCACACACTTCTCCAGGCTACCCTGTGTCAGCTGGAGGCCGATGTGCTCTGGTCAGACATCATCAGTCACCCTCCTGAAGGGACATGGCAGCGCATTGCACCCCTGCGTGTGCTCAGCTTCGATATTGAGTGTGCTGGCCGCAAaggtctgtctcttcctccctctgggaATCAGTGACATGCCAGGCCCTGGCCAGATGACAGTTGGGGAGGTGCTCCCCACCGAGAACTGCAGGTGCAGAGGCCTTGGGGCAGGACTGGTTCAGCTTGAGTGGCTGAAATGGAGGGGGTGGGCAACAGGCAGTGGGGACAGGCAAGGGTGGACTGGATGGTCTAAAGTTGTAGCCACATCATggggtgtgagagagaggaagtcaGGCCCgtgtcccctcctccctccacaggcaTCTTCCCTGAACCAGAGCGGGACCCTGTGATCCAGATCTGTTCGCTGGGCCTGCGCTGGGGCGAGCCAGAACCCTTCCTGCGCCTGGCACTCACGCTGAAGCCCTGCGCCCCCATCCTGGGCGCCAAAGTGCAGAGCTATGAGCGGGAAGAGGACCTGCTCCAGGTGTTCCTCCCCCTCAGCACCCACCCAGCTCCCATGTCCCCAGCCTCTGCACACTGACACAGTGTCACTGGGTTTGGGTGCATACATGGAAGACCGAATATTTCTCCTGGGTTCTGTGAAGGTTTCACAAGTACTAGAAGCTTCTGGAACACTGTAGAAATCAAGGTATCTCGGGAAGGGGGGCGACTGGGCTGACCCTTTGTCCTCCCACCCCAGGCATGGTCCACCTTTGTCCGTACCATGGATCCCGACGTGATCACTGGCTACAACATCCAGAATTTTGACCTCCCATACCTCATCTCTCGGGCCCAGAATCTCAAGGTGAGGGTGCCACTAAGGAGGTTGCCTTCTGGCTCTGTCACCCTAAGGGCtgtccttgttctctctctttctttttcaaggtagggtttcactccagcccaggctgacctggaattcactaggtagtctcagggtggcctcaaactcatggcggtcctcctacctttgtctcccaagtgctgggattaaaggcatgtgccataatgcctgggtctcaaatatttttttaatattttatttttatttatttatttgacaagctATCCTTGTTTTCTTTAGCTGGACCTGCAGCTTCTGTTCTACTGTCCCTCCAGAGGCATTTCAGGCCTGGCCTGTCTTGCTTAGAATCCCCCAGTGTTACTTTCCTTGACTTAGGAAGGAAGACATTGTGGTTAATGGGAGTGGCAGCTGCCTTCAGCAGTTCAGCCCTCACACATAGGGATTCACTTGAGCTGTCACATGTAGTTTTGCTTTAGAATTCACCAGCGATCTGTTTTGGTGTTagatgcctgtaatctcagcatatgGGGATGGAGGCAAGaagaccaagagttcaaggcagcctggtctccatgagaccctgttgcaaaaagATCCACCAGCAAggcaagaggggaaaaaaataagggaagcaaagagagagagagagaaaggggtgttCCTCCCTCTACTTGGCAAAGTCTGAGAGTTGCTGAATGAGAACCTATGTGCACAGGCATTCGTCACCCCAGCTCCTTTAGCAAGCTGCAGGCCCGGTGGCTAGTAGCAGCATCCACTCTGGCTCTGGAAGCAGCTGGTACCTTCCTTCTCTGCCTGCACAGGACCCACTCTCCTGCTTTCTCGCATCTCACCCCTGCAGCCTGTGTGGtccttttattttcaaggaaggaaAGGTCTTATTTCTTCTTACAGTTCAGTTCCAGGTTGTAGTCCAGCATGACGGGGAAGACGTGGAGGCAGGAGCCGGAAGCCGAGCTGGCTGCATTCAGTacacactgaggaagcagagcgtGATGaacgctgctgctcagccagctccctctcgtctcttcctcctctcttcctttctttttcttttttttttttaaatttttttgaggtagggtcttgctgtaggtcaggctgacctggaactcacagcgatcctcttacctctgcctcccaagtgtttggattacaggtgtgtaccaccccaCCCGGCTGTGTGCTCATTTTCCATGGACCTGCTAGACTAAGGTCCTCTCTAAGGACCTCATGTCTGTCAAAGACTTGTCATGCGTGAGGCACTAGGGGATCCGCCTCGTTTGTGCTTCATCCCCTCCTACTCTAACCAACTGTTCTGCCTCCAGCAGCATAGGGAGACACCAGCCCTCATGCTACTATCCCCTCAGTCCTCAATCCCAGCTCAGGTCTACAGGCTGCCCATTCCACTTCTGCCTGAAAGGAGCCCTGCCTGCCTGCAGGCACTCAGCCCCAGGTGGCCTCAGGGGTGCTATTCTTGGTCCCTGTCTCTCATCCTGTGCCAGTGTCGGTAGGGTTCCCAGTGGGACTGAACTACCCCCCCACGTACACACCACAATGACACCCTGGGGGCCATCTCCCCCACAGGTGGAACACTTCGCTCTCCTGGGCCGCGTGACTGGCCTTCGCTCCAACATCCGTGACTCCTCCTTCCAGTCAAGGCAGATGGGCCGGAGGGACAGCAAGGTGGTCAGCATGGTGGGCCGCGTTCAGATGGACATGCTGCAGGTGCGGCTGGTTCAGTGGGCCTGGGGGTGGGCCAGCCTGCccaggccctgccctgcccaccaGAGGTTCTGCCCGTCCCTGGCTCTGCAGGTGCTGCTTCGTGAGTACAAGCTCCGCTCGTACACACTCAACGCAGTCAGCTTCCACTTCCTGGGCGAGCAGAAGGAGGACGTGCAGCACAGCATCATCACCGACCTGCAGGTGCCTCCACCCACCCGTCCAGTCGGCCACACTGCCCCTCCTCACAGTTACCTCCTACCCTGACTTCACATCTCATTCTCCACATCCGTATTCTGACCTGTCCTCTGCCCTGACTGACAGTCCCCACCCTGGCCCTCCAGGAAGCCACCCTTCTCATCCCCACGTTCCCCAACCCTGACCCCAGCCTATGGGCCTGTTTCCAGAATGGGAATGAACAGACCCGCCGCCGCCTGGCTGTGTACTGCCTGAAGGATGCCTACCTGCCACTGCGGCTGCTCGAGCGCCTTATGGTGTTGGTCAACGCAGTAGAGATGGCACGTGTCACTGGTGTGCCTCTTGGCTACCTGCTAACCCGGGGCCAGCAGGTCAAGGTTGTGTCCCAGCTGTTGCGGCAGGTCAGTGTCCGTGGGGGTCAGGCTTCCTCACCATCCCTTGCGGCCCTGCACAACACTCCTCACCACTCACCCGGCTCCTCTCCAGGCCATGCGTCAGGGGCTGTTGATGCCTGTGGTGAAGACGGAGGGTGGCGAGGACTACACAGGAGCCACTGTCATCGAGCCCCTGAAAGGGTGAGGCCCTGGCTGGGCACCACAAcacatacctgtcatcccagttctcaggagactgaggcagaagaatcaggaattcaaggcctgccCTTCCTGGGCTATACCGTGTCTTGAAAACTATCAagaaaagaatgagggctggagaggtggcgtagtggttaaggtgcttgcctgcaaagcttaaggacccaagttcagtttcctagtacctacgtaagccagatgcacaaggtggtgtacacatctggagttccgtttgcagtggctaaggccctggtgtgccaattctctccccctccttttatctctctctttctctctctctctctctcgttctccacCTCTATTGTTAAAGAAAAAGGATGAGTTCACAGCCTGAGTAGAGTCTGCAGGGGCTCCCCCCCCGACTTCCTGTGGCTTTTCCCCCAGGTACTATGATGTCCCCATCGCCACCTTGGACTTCTCCTCGCTGTACCCGTCCATCATGATGGCCCACAACCTATGCTACACCACACTCCTGCGCCCTGGAGCTGCCCAGAAATTGGGGTATGGTGCACTCAGTCAACATGCACCTTTctccaaagccaccctgagtcttGGCTTTAAGGCTTGCAGCCTGGTGGGGAGAGAGCAGGCCCAGGCCTTGGGGCAGGAAAAGGGAAGCATGAGATTCAGGGAGCTTGAGGAGGGTTGAGATGGTTCCCTCCAAGACCAGGACACAGGCCTGGTGGGGGCCAGGGAAGAGGTGGGCCTTATGGGACGCTGGGGAACTGTGAGGTGAAAAGGGAGTGACTGGAAGAAAGGCAGGTTTAGTCGGAGTCTGGGAGAGAGGCTGGAGGAGAGGTGGAGGAGGTAAAAGGAAGCTGGGGTAGAGGCTGGGCTTCGGGATAGGgtggagaagaggagaaagaggatggagggaagggggagaagagGGTTCAGATGGTAGCGGGGCATGAAGGAGGCTGGACGTGCCAGGCAGCCTGGCAGCATCACGCCCATACCCTGCCCTCCCAGTCTGGCACCAGATCAGTTCATCAGGACGCCCACTGGGGATGAGTTTGTGAAGACATCAGTGCGGAAGGGGCTGCTGCCCCAGATCCTTGAGAACCTGCTCAGTGCCCGGAAGAGGTGGGCTCTGCTGACTCTCTGAGTCCCCTGTTTTCACTGTATGCCCCAACTTCACTCCCCTAAACAAGGCACCCTACCAGGCAGCTCCTCTTAGCCTCTGGGCTGTGGTTCCTCAGCAGTGTCAAGCTGCACACAACATCCCTTTCCAGACAGGCACCCTGAACAGCCATACCTAGTGCCTGTCAATCCATCTCTTCCTAGGGCCAAGGCTGAGCTGGCCCAGGAGACGGACCCCTTGCGGCGACAGGTCCTAGATGGGCGGCAGTTGGCACTCAAAGTGAGTGCCAACTCTGTGTATGGCTTCACTGGTGCCCAGGTGGGCAAGTTGCCCTGCTTGGAGATCTCACAGGTGAGCTCTCAGCCAGACTGCTGTGGCCTCATGGCTGCCACAATGAAGCTGCATTGTGAGGTTGGGCTGCCCCACCCTGAGGATGGGTGTCTTGGTGGCAGGAGCATTGCTTTGCACTGGGGGTACTAAGGGTGACCAGAAACCCAAGCTGCTGAAGTCCGTGAGGACATGGACTGTGGCAGCataaaacatttgtttatttatttatgtatatattataaatgcttttttgtttgcaaggagagagagaataggtgcaccagggcctccagctggggcaaacaaactccagatgcatgtgccactttgtgcatgtggctttatatgggtactggggaattgaacccaggccatcaggctttgcaagcaagggccttaacagctgagccatctcctccagctcacacttatttatgtgtttgttattatttatttatttattttcaaggtagggtctatagctcaggctgaaccgGCACTCACTTTGTAGACCCAGGCTGCCTCCTCCAGGGGAGGTGAGCAGAGTCCTCTTCTGCACCCAGGTGCTGGGCAGGCTccactcagggctggagacagcCAGGGCACTACCAGGGTGGATTTGCTGTGACCTCTGCCAGATCACTTGATCTTGGACTCTGTCAGAGCTGGGAGTCCCCCTCCACTCTGGGTATGAGGGTCTGGTGAGGGTGTTCAGTGAGTTCTTATCATTGCCAACTTGGGGCAGAAATGGGACGTCTGCCCCATCTCCCTCAACAGGCACAGTAGCCCTGGGATTCCTAATGAGCACAGAGGGTCTGAGGTTCTGCTCCACTGGAGAAGAAGGCCTGAGTGAGGATGGTCTTCCTGCCCTCCATTGTCTTGTGGCTTTGGGTCCAGTGCCCTGTAGGGTACTGGGCACCTCTCGTTAATTACCCACCATAACCTCATTTTGCACTTGAACACCTCATGCTTCCTAGGCTCTGGATGGAAGAATTGACGGGGCTTCCGGTACGAGGGAACTGTGCCCGTCCCACCCACCTGCAGTATTGCCCAGTCAGGTTCACTGACTGACTAGAGGCCAGGCATTCATACTTAaaaagggtttttcttttttcttttttttgggggggggtggtatttCAAactagggtcttgctatagcctgggctgacctgcaactcattttgtagtcctaggctgacctcatactcatggccttcctcctacctcagcctcctgagtgctagctaggattaaaagcatgagccaccacaccaggctctagtttttgctctttctttaaatttgtatttatttgtgtgtgtgtgcgcgtgcacccCACCAGATGTTCAAGCTACTTTTTGTGTTCAGCTTCACATATGTGACTAGGGAGTTGAATCCAGGCGTAAGCAGTACCTTTAACCCTGAGccctctacctttctttcttttttctttttcttttttttttttttttttttttttaggtaagctcttactgtagctcaggctgacctggaattcacaatgtagtcttagggtggccttgaactcgtggcaatcctgctacctctgcctccctagtgctgggattaaagatgtgtgccccccacacccagctttcccaccactgtttttggaggcagagtcttaccctagtctaggctgacctagatctcactctattgtaggctggtcttgaacttacagcagtcctcctaccagcCTCTCCAGAGCTAGGATcttaggcatgtgctaccacacctggccatagtTAAGATTTAATGACATACACAAGTTCAAATCagtcacacctgtaatcccaacacggggtgggggggggcgggggctgaTGCCAGTGAATGTCCGTACCCTGTTTCATTACTCTCCAGCCACACATGGCCAAGCAGCCTGATAGGGCTCAAGGTCCAGATAAACAGTGCTAGCCTGGATTCCCAAGCAGTCTGGGGTTGGCTCCCAGGAGCCAGCCCCTACTGGAGCCCTCCTTTGCTAGGGTGAACCCCTGACTGGTTCTCATTCCGCTTTTGTTCATCCTATCACCATACCCAGGTGCTACCCAGAATTCCATGGGAAaagtagaggcagaaagagtggacatgccagggtctgtagccactgcacgcaaactccagacacatgtgccaccttgtgcatctggctttacataagtactggggaatcaaacctgggtccttttgctttcctggcaagtgccttaaatactaagccatttctccagcccttgtttgtttttaattttatttatttattattttggtcctttgaggtagggtctcactctggcccaggctggcctggagttcactctgaagtctcagggtgaccttgaactcatggtgattctcctacctctgcccccgaagtgctaggattaaaggtgtgcaccaccacagccagctattcacttattttgagagagagagggaaggacaggaaATGGGaccactaggacctccagccactgcatatgaactccagatgtgtgtgacaccttttgcttctgtcttacatggttactgggaaataggcttcttaggcaagtgccttaactgctaagctatccctccagccccttgtttgtaATATTTCAAGGTAGATATTTCCCTTTAGTCTGAgctaagctgacttggaactcagtctacttccagactggcctcgaactcacagcagtccctctacctcaggctcctgagtgctgggactaaaggtgtgcaccaccatgtctgccttGTCACCAACTTGTCTATCTCCTCTAGTCCTTCCTTGGTCTCTGTTCTGTCTTGTTTGCCTTTTATTTCTGTCCCTGAAGCTTacggtaaaataataataaactcttAAGTAGTTCAAGACTAAGGTAGAGGAAAAGTAACCTGAAGTGGGCAGGGCTTGTGGAGGACAAGCAGTGCAGGTGCAGGTTGAAGTGTGGATAGACCCCTGGGTGCACCAGATGTAAGTGGATAAGTGCtgcagtttaaaaaaatctccaggcatggtggcgtttgcctttaatcccagcaccctggaggccaagggaggagtatagctgtgagtttgaggtcaccatgagatttcacagtgatttccaggccggcctgagctaaagtgagaccctatgtgaaaaacaaaaccaaaaaaaaaaaaaaaaaaattaaagctggtcttagtggtgcgtgcctttaatcccagcactcaggaggcagaggttggaggatggccatgaggccatcttgggacagttgtgagaccctgtctccaaaaaacaatgaaacaaaaacaagggaTTATCTGCCTGGACTCttgcagacagaaagaggagcaTTACACCCATCTCCTTGGTGTCTACCTCTGCTGCAGTTTCCTTATTTATAAGAAAGTACAGGTGGgtgaggcatggtggtacaggcctgtatcccctagctactcaggaggctgaggcagaggattgcaagttcaagggtCTGtctggattgcagtgagttccaggccacagtgaggggctgggggcgtggctcagctgTAGAGTTCCTACCCAGAATCCACTATGAGGGGCTGAGGGTGGCTCAGTAATTTGTGCTTTCATAGTATGTGTAAAACTAGATTCTATTCCCAatacaggccaaaaaaaaaaatccaattgaaAGGAATGGTTTCTTTCCAAACCATAAGCCTGTTCCCAGCCAACTTGGACAGGGGCTATATTGGCCCATTTTTCAGACTTGAAATGTAGAGTCTGTACAGTTGGGGAGTGGCAGAGGCACCCCTGCTCTGTCCACTAGGCAGCCCTGGGCCAACACTTTTTCCGGTTTTGTCACCCACAGAGTGTCACCGGGTTTGGGCGTCAGATGATTGAGAAAACCAAGCAGCTGGTGGAGTCCAAGTACACAATAGAGAATGGCTACAGCACCAATGCTAAGGTCAGGGGCCACCTGTCGTACTTCAAGGCGGGCCTGAGGCCAGTGGCTCAGAAGAGAGCCTGACTGTGTGCCCCCTGCCTCCTATTCATGCCCTGCCTGCCTGGTTTCCTGTTGCTCTTGGCCTCTGGATTCGATGAAGATGTACTCCCTCTCAATCCCCTCAGGTGGTTTATGGGGATACTGACTCCGTCATGTGCCGATTCGGCGTTTCCTCTGTGGCTGAGGCAATGGCTCTGGGGCGGGAGGCAGCCAACTGGGTGTCCAGTCACTTCCCACCACCCATCCGGCTTGAATTTGAGAAGGTACAAGGCCTCCCTTACACTCCACTCATTGGAGACAGTTGTGGGTCTTGCcagcttggggggtgggggtggtctcTGCTTCTCGGGGTGCCTCCAGAGCTGCAGAATACATTAATTGGAGGGATCCCTGGCCTGTTAGGACATGGGAGACCTGATG carries:
- the Pold1 gene encoding DNA polymerase delta catalytic subunit — its product is MDGKRRQGPSLGVPPKRARGGLWDDEEAPPPSQFEEDLALLEEMEAEHRLQEQEEEELQPTPEGALHGQLSMAAIDPRWLRPTPPQLDPQTQPLIFQQLEIDHYVGSAQALPGRPPPSRNSVPIIRAFGVTDEGVSVCCHIHGFAPYFYTPAPPGFGANHLSDLQQELNSAISRDQRGGKELSGPAVLAVELCSRESMFGYHGHGPSSFLRIMLALPRLVAPARRLLEQGIRVPGLGTPSFAPYEANVDFEIRFMVDTDIVGCNWLELPAGKYMLRTEKKATLCQLEADVLWSDIISHPPEGTWQRIAPLRVLSFDIECAGRKGIFPEPERDPVIQICSLGLRWGEPEPFLRLALTLKPCAPILGAKVQSYEREEDLLQAWSTFVRTMDPDVITGYNIQNFDLPYLISRAQNLKVEHFALLGRVTGLRSNIRDSSFQSRQMGRRDSKVVSMVGRVQMDMLQVLLREYKLRSYTLNAVSFHFLGEQKEDVQHSIITDLQNGNEQTRRRLAVYCLKDAYLPLRLLERLMVLVNAVEMARVTGVPLGYLLTRGQQVKVVSQLLRQAMRQGLLMPVVKTEGGEDYTGATVIEPLKGYYDVPIATLDFSSLYPSIMMAHNLCYTTLLRPGAAQKLGLAPDQFIRTPTGDEFVKTSVRKGLLPQILENLLSARKRAKAELAQETDPLRRQVLDGRQLALKVSANSVYGFTGAQVGKLPCLEISQSVTGFGRQMIEKTKQLVESKYTIENGYSTNAKVVYGDTDSVMCRFGVSSVAEAMALGREAANWVSSHFPPPIRLEFEKVYFPYLLISKKRYAGLLFSSRPDTHDRMDCKGLEAVRRDNCPLVANLVTSSLRRILVDRDPDGAVAHAKDVISDLLCNRIDISQLVITKELTRAAADYAGKQAHVELAERMRKRDPGSAPSLGDRVPYVIIGAAKGVAAYMKSEDPLFVLEHSLPIDTQYYLEQQLAKPLLRIFEPILGESRAEAVLLRGDHTRCKTVLTGKVGGLLAFAKRRSCCIGCRSVINHEGAVCEFCRPRESELYQKEVSHLNALEERFSRLWTQCQRCQGSLHEDVICTSRDCPIFYMRKKVRKDLEDQERLLRRFGPPGPEAW